A part of Caretta caretta isolate rCarCar2 chromosome 1, rCarCar1.hap1, whole genome shotgun sequence genomic DNA contains:
- the LOC125636354 gene encoding olfactory receptor 52P1-like has product MAAFNFTLSDPSTFILMGIPGLEAAYIWISIPFSMFYIISLLGNFMVLFVVGKEQTLHKPMYLLLCMLALTDIITSTSVTPKALCIFWFNFKGITVHGCLTQMFFLHAVSAMHSAILVTMAFDRYLAICNPLRYATILTNIRIAKLGLMCLIRAVLFVLPTPLLLSRLPFCANHIIPHTYCEPIAVAKISCGDITVYRIHGLVIALIVIGLDLTLIALSYSLIMRAVLRISSKKAHQKALNTCTAHICVMLLSYTPFLFSNLTHRFGQGIAPHIQIIMANLYFLIPPMLNPIIYAVKTKELRDKVGKYTCRM; this is encoded by the coding sequence ATGGCAGCTTTCAATTTCACCCTCTCTGACCCTTCAACATTCATCCTAATGGGCATCCCTGGCCTGGAAGCTGCTTACATTTGGATATCCATCCCTTTCTCTATGTTCTACATTATCAGCCTGTTGGGAAATTTCATGGTTCTGTTTGTTGTAGGCAAAGAGCAGACGTTGCACAAACCGATGTACCTGCTGCTTTGCATGCTGGCACTCACAGACATCATCACGTCTACCTCCGTCACGCCAAAGGCACTGtgtatattttggttcaattttaAAGGGATTACGGTGCATGgttgcctcacccagatgttcttcctTCACGCGGTTTCTGCTATGCACTCAGCCATCCTTGTGACAATGGCCTTTGATCGCTATCttgccatatgtaaccctctgagatacGCCACCATCCTCACCAACATACGAATAGCTAAGCTAGGGCTCATGTGTTTgataagagctgttctcttcGTTCTGCCCAcgcccctgctcctgagcaggctTCCATTCTGTGCCAACCACATCATCCCCCACACATACTGCGAACCTATAGCTGTGGCAAAGATATCATGTGGGGACATCACAGTCTATAGGATCCATGGCTTGGTGATAGCACTTATAGTCATCGGGTTAGACTTGACGCTCATTGCCCTATCCTACAGTCTGATCATGAGGGCTGTCCTCAGAATCTCCTCCAAGAAAGCTCACCAGAAAGCCCTCAACACCTGCACAGCCCACATCTGTGTGATGCTATTGTCTTATactcccttcctcttctccaaccTGACACACCGATTCGGTCAGGGAATTGCTCCCCACATTCAGATCATCATGGCCAACCTCTATTTCCTCATCCCCCCCATGCTCAACCCTATCATTTATGCGGTGAAAACCAAAGAGCTTCGTGACAAAGTGGGCAAATACACCTGCAGAATGTGA